Genomic DNA from Carettochelys insculpta isolate YL-2023 chromosome 15, ASM3395843v1, whole genome shotgun sequence:
AAAACGTTACCATGTCTACAAAAATAAGCCTTCTGGATTAAATGTATATGTACACAAAAATTCTgtgattatttatttatacaacaccaaaagcagcaaaaaaaccccacaccaaaTGACTTCTAGCATCCAGTTCATTTTCTGTCCCCAAGGACTTACAGTACAACTACAAAGAGAGTGTCTTCATGTCATCTCATCAATAATGCTACACATAGCAGCATCTTTGTCTAAAACCTGTTCTTTCTTGCAGCTAGCACTTTCTCTCTGATGTTCGTTTTGTCCAATACAATTGTTGCCATCATCGGTATCCATGGGCTCAGTTTTTAACCTCATCCCTCCCTCTGAATGAGGCAAATCATCAGGCAAGGAAGCCAGGCAGTTCTGGATCATCTCTACAACACGTTCTAAATGCTTCTGAAACCTCTCAGCTGTCTCCAAGCGCTGACGTTTTTGCACTTCCATCATAACCCTCAGCGTCTCCCTGGCTTGATGGGGTCGATATTCATTTATAAGATGATGGACATGGACAAAAAGCAGTTTTAAGTCTTCCAGTTTCTCCTCCCGTTTTATGCTGCCTGGGCTCCTTATCAAGATATCCAAGAGGTCCAAAAAGTTGATCAGGATAGACATATTGAGTTTCCTTAGTTCCTTCTTGTGGTCAAACTGCATGGGATGCAATCGTTCAATGCCCTGGCTTTCCAAGGGTCGAATAATGAGATCATCACATTGGAATTGGTTCCCAAACATCGTGTAGCTGTCTTTCACAGGTGGAGGTGGCTTAGGAGCCAAACTTTTCCGAATATTTTCATCTGTGTATTCCTTTATATACTGCatgggaggtggagggagggcaCTCACTTGCTGAGGTTCACCCATGGTGGGAGATGAAAGTACCTATGGAATAACCTATAAACATGTAGGATTAGCCTAGTTATAAGTTAGTTTTACAGCATATTAAATATAGCACAGCTCGCCCTTTCAGTACATGCGATACCAGATCATTGCCAAGAAAATACTACCTACTCCACCAAGACCTCTAGTTGGACCTAGCGTTTCAATTTTAACAGTGATGTCTTTAACAACTTTGCATGCTAGCAACTATTGTAAAATGGACTGCTATAAGCGCTATAAGATACAGTCAGGTTTCATATTGAGATCCAAATTTAACAGTCATGGTAGCAGCTAGTCTATCAAAATTACAAGCTGCTGTTCTTTGTTTCCCCACAGAAGAGCTATCAACAGTAGCaaagagcagcttttctcccaCTGGTTAATGTGCAAGCAGGATTCAGCCTGGACACTCATTCAGCGCTTGGGACCTGTCAGCCAGACTGCAGACAGGAGAGCTATGGCTGCGTCAAACACTTGCCAAACTCTACCAAGTCAGAAACTTTCCTCAATTCCACACAGGCCAGTGAGCAGCCTTCAGATGGAGACACCTTCCATCCCTGCCACCTTAAGCCACATCAGGCTAGCCACAAAGATGCACAGCTCCATTGCCCACCTCCTGATCACGCAGCCCCCACCCGCCTTAGCTGAGGCGCTGCAAAGGTTCACTGGAAATCAGACACAGCAGAACTCCTCGTAGAGACAAAACTTTAACACCCCAACCCCCGCCTTTAAACAGCGCCCAGGGCGGGAGGCCTCCCGCTCACCCATGCGAGGGAGGCTTGGGCAGCTCTCGGGAGCACCACCCGGCCCCGCTCAGCGGGGAGCAAAcccgcggggggtggggagggggggtggggggaatgcgGGTGCGATCTCCCCCTCCCCGCATTCCCTGCGGGGTCCCAGACGGGGCGCGAGCGGCCGCGCGAGGCAGGTACCGGCCGGGGGGAGGGACAAGCGGGGCTCCGCACGCCCGTGGGTGGGAACCTCACACGGCCGCTTACCTGGTACCCCGGCGGCTGCTCCGCCGCCCCTACCGGCCGCGGAGACCAGCTCGGCTCCCCGCCCCGTCCCGTCCCGAGCTCACTTCCGGCGGCCGCTGCACCGCCCATTGGCTCGCGGGGACCGCACGGGGCGGAGACGTCGCTGTGCGACTGGCTCTTCCCAACGCCCGTAACAGAACCGCCCCGTTGCGGCAGGCGGGCCGCGCGGAGCGTGCTGGGAGAGcatgccggggcgggggggggccacgAGAGAACTGTGCGTGGGGCGCATGCGCACGGGGATAGCCGTCTGCTCCGAGGCCGCCCCCTCAGGGAAGGGGAGTGTGCGCGGCGCCCTCCCTCCAGCGCTGCCCCGCATGGCGGCCCCCGTGCGCCTCCGGCATTGCACTGCGGCAGCCCGGCGGCAGACGTCTGCCCGGCCCCTTCCccgaggccccgccccctccttaGGCCCCGCCCCCAAAATCTACGAGCCCTGCCCCGTCGGTTGCGGGGCTGGCGTGTGAGCCCCAGGGGAGCAGCGTCTTTGTCTCCCTGTTCTCTGTTTGTTCAGTTGGGGTCCGTATCAGTGGAGgggtttttgtttctgctgctcgCTGGGCCCCTGGCTGATtcctctgtgggtcagtggccccctgccccagcagggatTCCCTGCCCCATACCTCGGCTTTGCAGTGCAGGAGGAT
This window encodes:
- the MED7 gene encoding mediator of RNA polymerase II transcription subunit 7, whose protein sequence is MGEPQQVSALPPPPMQYIKEYTDENIRKSLAPKPPPPVKDSYTMFGNQFQCDDLIIRPLESQGIERLHPMQFDHKKELRKLNMSILINFLDLLDILIRSPGSIKREEKLEDLKLLFVHVHHLINEYRPHQARETLRVMMEVQKRQRLETAERFQKHLERVVEMIQNCLASLPDDLPHSEGGMRLKTEPMDTDDGNNCIGQNEHQRESASCKKEQVLDKDAAMCSIIDEMT